A window of the Butyricimonas faecalis genome harbors these coding sequences:
- a CDS encoding glycerophosphodiester phosphodiesterase family protein — MVNKSWRIAMACGIALAFMSCENQKFNDTFVDSERVHVDTLSTELQKVRDYVPQYAVVAHRGSTYWTPEETEAAYRWAREMGADYLEADLQVSKDGVILALHDTDLKRTTNIEDVFGERFPEKTRREYYKLLNYSAQKIDSLISADKKAFVPNYPCSYTYYELMLLDAGTWFNQDAASQEQARKGFSTNHQYISTLQDLIMYSKGYKLERYNGDDQANGHVNIWGSATNNERVVKTMVVTNEEFSNPVNFGVKDKVVRYEFGYIKDAEGNSGNTPGIYIEFKEPWLNPSNFEQMVYDELQMKNVTGFQEKLNMNIIAGGEEAENTPFYVNGKINVGNTNGKVILQTFSLQSLTRVCDLFKGQVPMCFLLWKGTGATDLAYDDPQGYASFINLGVKYKAHYIGPCISGAPNNYPELNYPWQHNLIHRAKMKNHPYSFDTYDQMAKYFGQYNWGNEGGSRYEAPYLDAFFTNHTDMSLQYMVDFGYRKSPAPTEIPDAREVLEKLGYDK; from the coding sequence ATGGTTAATAAATCATGGAGAATTGCAATGGCATGTGGAATAGCCTTAGCTTTCATGTCTTGCGAAAATCAAAAATTCAATGACACGTTTGTCGATTCAGAACGTGTACATGTAGACACGCTATCAACCGAATTACAAAAAGTACGGGATTATGTCCCCCAATATGCCGTAGTAGCTCACCGCGGTTCAACCTATTGGACTCCGGAAGAAACCGAAGCTGCCTATCGCTGGGCACGGGAGATGGGTGCCGATTATTTAGAAGCAGACTTGCAAGTGTCCAAAGATGGCGTTATCCTTGCTCTACACGATACTGACTTAAAACGTACCACCAACATTGAAGATGTTTTCGGGGAAAGATTCCCGGAAAAAACGAGAAGAGAATACTATAAACTTTTAAATTACAGTGCTCAAAAAATAGACTCGTTGATCAGCGCGGATAAAAAAGCATTCGTGCCCAACTATCCTTGCTCTTATACTTATTACGAATTAATGCTTTTGGACGCAGGAACTTGGTTTAACCAAGATGCCGCCAGCCAGGAACAAGCTCGTAAAGGATTTTCAACGAACCACCAGTACATCTCTACACTTCAAGACTTGATCATGTACTCCAAAGGATACAAACTGGAAAGATACAATGGAGACGACCAAGCAAACGGTCACGTGAATATTTGGGGTAGCGCGACGAACAATGAAAGAGTTGTAAAAACAATGGTTGTCACCAACGAAGAATTCAGCAACCCGGTAAACTTCGGAGTAAAAGATAAAGTCGTTCGTTATGAATTCGGCTATATAAAAGATGCAGAAGGTAATAGCGGAAACACACCCGGAATTTACATCGAATTCAAAGAACCGTGGTTAAACCCGTCTAACTTCGAGCAAATGGTGTACGATGAATTGCAAATGAAAAACGTAACGGGCTTCCAGGAAAAACTCAACATGAACATCATTGCAGGAGGCGAGGAAGCAGAAAACACCCCATTCTACGTAAATGGAAAAATCAACGTGGGTAACACGAACGGAAAAGTCATCCTTCAAACCTTCTCATTACAAAGCTTGACACGCGTATGCGACTTGTTCAAAGGCCAGGTTCCAATGTGTTTCTTGTTATGGAAAGGAACCGGAGCAACCGACTTAGCTTACGATGATCCGCAAGGGTACGCTTCGTTCATCAACTTGGGTGTAAAATACAAAGCACACTACATCGGACCGTGTATTTCCGGAGCACCGAACAATTACCCGGAATTAAATTACCCGTGGCAACACAACTTGATCCATCGTGCTAAAATGAAAAACCACCCGTACTCTTTCGATACTTACGACCAAATGGCTAAATACTTCGGTCAATACAACTGGGGTAACGAAGGTGGTTCACGTTATGAAGCCCCTTATTTGGATGCCTTCTTCACGAATCACACGGACATGAGTCTTCAATACATGGTAGATTTCGGTTACCGGAAATCCCCCGCTCCGACAGAAATTCCGGACGCACGTGAAGTATTGGAAAAATTAGGTTATGACAAATAA
- a CDS encoding site-specific integrase, producing MRSTFKLLFYVKRNAPKNDNSLPLMGRITVNKGIVQFSLKMTVPPELWDSKAGKAMGKSEKAKDINRQLEQIRVTINNRYQEIVQAGGGVTAEQVKNAYLGIGIKQDMFLKLFAWHNELFARKVGNGRTQNTYKKYCNLYKLMQAYILKEYRREDISLKELNLSFINGFEYFLRTVRGCCTNTIWLYMIGIKHIISIARNEGLLVANPFAGYMISPEQVDRGFLSEEELQLLMKAHMKNKSYEFVRDLFVFAAFTGLAYSDIKNLTKSNLQTFLDGHLWIITRRQKTNIDSNIRLLDVPKRIIAKYEGKTGDDRLFAVPSNWSCNNILKNIGKQCGFKIKLTFHVARHTFSTSLTLAKGMPIETVSRILGHTNIKTTQIYAKITNEKVSRDMELLSQKLAGLEKQLTAKI from the coding sequence ATGCGTAGTACATTCAAGTTGTTATTTTACGTTAAGCGTAACGCTCCCAAAAATGATAATAGCCTACCATTGATGGGAAGGATAACTGTAAACAAGGGAATTGTTCAATTCAGTCTTAAAATGACAGTCCCGCCTGAATTATGGGATAGCAAGGCTGGGAAAGCTATGGGGAAAAGTGAGAAAGCAAAAGATATAAATCGACAGTTGGAACAAATTCGGGTGACAATAAATAATCGTTATCAAGAAATTGTGCAAGCGGGTGGAGGTGTTACTGCTGAACAAGTAAAAAATGCTTATTTGGGAATTGGCATAAAGCAGGATATGTTTCTCAAGTTGTTCGCTTGGCATAACGAATTGTTCGCTCGTAAAGTAGGTAATGGTCGAACCCAAAATACATACAAAAAATATTGTAATCTTTACAAACTCATGCAGGCTTATATTCTGAAAGAATATAGGCGTGAAGATATATCATTAAAAGAATTGAATCTTTCTTTTATTAACGGCTTTGAATATTTTTTACGCACGGTCCGGGGGTGTTGTACAAATACAATTTGGTTGTATATGATTGGGATAAAGCATATTATTTCTATTGCACGGAATGAAGGTTTACTTGTTGCTAATCCATTTGCAGGCTATATGATCAGTCCCGAACAAGTGGATCGGGGGTTTCTTTCGGAAGAAGAATTGCAATTATTAATGAAAGCCCACATGAAGAATAAATCCTATGAATTTGTACGTGATCTATTTGTTTTTGCTGCATTTACAGGACTAGCTTATTCCGACATTAAAAATTTAACCAAGAGTAACCTGCAAACATTCTTGGACGGCCATTTATGGATCATCACGCGCAGGCAGAAAACAAATATCGATTCAAATATTCGACTGCTGGATGTTCCCAAGCGAATAATTGCAAAATATGAAGGCAAAACCGGAGATGATCGTTTATTTGCCGTTCCAAGCAATTGGTCATGTAACAATATATTGAAAAACATCGGCAAACAATGCGGATTCAAGATTAAACTTACCTTTCACGTGGCACGTCACACGTTCTCAACTTCGCTTACATTAGCGAAGGGCATGCCTATTGAAACTGTAAGCCGAATTCTAGGTCATACGAATATAAAAACCACACAGATTTATGCAAAAATAACTAACGAGAAGGTGAGTAGGGATATGGAACTTCTTTCGCAAAAATTAGCCGGGTTGGAAAAACAATTAACAGCAAAGATCTAA
- the pgtP gene encoding phosphoglycerate transporter protein PgtP: MWNFLKPAPHKDLLPEGKIDSSYKSLRWQVFVGIFVGYAGYYIVRKNFSMAMPFLTDPTGPYGFDKGSLSIVLSLNAVAYALSKFLMGSVSDRSNARVFLPLGLVLAALSMMFMAVPVELFGASTTSIVIMAVLNFLVGWFNGMGWPPCGRVMTHWFSVKERGTKMSIWNCAHNVGGALVGPMAVYGAMWFGSWFYGADSSRYFIIGTYIFPAAVALFVALIAYVLIRDTPQSCGLPTIERWRDDYPKNYSEKQEEVLTTREIFFKYVLNNKMLWFIAIANAFVYMVRYGCLDWAPTYLKEAQGYDIKEAGWAYFAYEFAAIPGTLVCGWLSDVVFKGRRAITTIIFMALVAFFIFLYWQFSDNYMIVTLSLIAIGFFIYGPVMLIGVQALDLAPKNAAGTSAGLTGFFGYFFGTAILANVVMGYVAQSSFGWDGTFVLLLIACALSIVFVGFTYKEEQYLVQNRK, encoded by the coding sequence ATGTGGAATTTTTTAAAACCAGCACCTCACAAGGATTTATTACCGGAAGGTAAGATCGATTCGAGTTACAAGAGCTTGCGTTGGCAGGTTTTCGTTGGCATCTTCGTCGGTTACGCCGGCTATTACATCGTGCGTAAGAACTTCTCGATGGCGATGCCGTTTCTAACAGACCCCACCGGTCCTTACGGGTTCGACAAGGGTTCACTGAGTATCGTGTTATCGTTGAACGCCGTGGCCTACGCCCTGTCGAAGTTCTTGATGGGGAGCGTCTCGGACCGGAGCAACGCCCGGGTGTTCCTTCCCCTGGGTTTGGTACTGGCGGCCCTGTCCATGATGTTCATGGCCGTGCCGGTCGAGCTGTTCGGGGCGAGCACGACGTCCATCGTGATCATGGCCGTGCTGAACTTCCTGGTCGGTTGGTTTAACGGCATGGGGTGGCCTCCCTGCGGCCGGGTGATGACACACTGGTTCTCCGTGAAGGAACGGGGGACGAAGATGTCCATCTGGAACTGCGCCCACAACGTGGGTGGCGCCCTGGTGGGCCCGATGGCCGTGTACGGTGCCATGTGGTTCGGGTCGTGGTTCTACGGCGCGGACAGCTCCAGGTACTTCATCATAGGAACCTACATTTTCCCGGCGGCCGTGGCCTTGTTCGTGGCCTTGATCGCGTACGTGCTGATCCGCGACACGCCGCAGTCCTGCGGGTTGCCGACGATAGAGAGATGGCGGGACGATTACCCCAAGAATTACAGCGAGAAGCAGGAAGAGGTGCTCACCACGAGGGAGATTTTCTTCAAGTACGTGTTGAACAACAAGATGTTGTGGTTTATCGCCATCGCCAACGCCTTCGTTTACATGGTGCGCTACGGTTGCCTGGACTGGGCCCCGACCTACCTGAAGGAGGCGCAGGGGTACGATATTAAAGAAGCCGGGTGGGCTTACTTCGCTTACGAGTTCGCGGCGATCCCGGGAACCCTCGTTTGCGGCTGGCTCAGCGACGTGGTGTTCAAGGGACGCCGGGCGATCACGACGATCATATTCATGGCTCTCGTGGCGTTCTTCATCTTCCTGTACTGGCAATTCTCGGATAACTACATGATCGTCACGCTCTCCCTGATCGCCATCGGGTTCTTCATCTACGGTCCCGTGATGTTGATCGGCGTGCAAGCCCTCGACCTGGCACCGAAAAACGCCGCCGGCACGTCGGCCGGGTTGACCGGGTTCTTCGGCTACTTCTTCGGCACCGCCATCCTGGCGAACGTGGTGATGGGGTACGTCGCCCAGAGTTCGTTCGGCTGGGACGGCACGTTCGTACTATTGCTCATTGCCTGCGCCCTGTCCATCGTTTTCGTGGGTTTCACTTACAAGGAGGAACAGTATCTGGTACAAAATAGAAAATAA
- a CDS encoding helix-turn-helix domain-containing protein, producing MSFSERLQKVMDEKGYTKYKVAKSLHMSATTISNYLKNKTKPDTTKLEVMSLLLGVNRRWLLTDEGEKYRKENVVTEQTYGNLSVRDNDELTVRYLAGIVNKQASSLQARDEEIRKLITMHEVLLGKLTALVEKLFEKL from the coding sequence ATGTCATTTTCAGAAAGATTACAAAAGGTAATGGATGAGAAAGGGTACACGAAATATAAAGTGGCAAAATCCTTACATATGTCTGCGACAACGATTTCCAACTACTTAAAGAACAAAACAAAGCCAGACACCACAAAGTTAGAAGTGATGAGTCTTTTATTGGGAGTAAATCGAAGATGGCTTTTAACAGATGAAGGAGAGAAGTATCGTAAGGAAAATGTTGTAACAGAGCAAACTTACGGAAATCTTTCTGTTCGGGATAATGACGAACTTACGGTTCGATATCTTGCAGGAATTGTTAACAAACAGGCGTCTTCGTTACAAGCTAGAGATGAAGAAATCAGAAAGTTAATAACAATGCATGAAGTTTTGTTAGGAAAGTTGACCGCATTGGTGGAAAAATTGTTTGAGAAGCTCTGA
- the glpC gene encoding anaerobic glycerol-3-phosphate dehydrogenase subunit GlpC: MNLQQHNISDNNFEQCIKCTICTVYCPVAAVNPNYPGPKQAGPDGERLRLKKFNFYDESLKYCINCKRCEVACPSNVKIGDIIQAARIKYSKKQPKLRDYILANTDLVGTLSTPFAPIVNTTLGLKPVKAILDGVMKIDHRRTFPKYAFGTFESWYKKVAKKQAAYPSQVSYFHGCYVNYNNPQLGKDLIKVMNAFGIGVQLLEKEKCCGVALISNGLIKQAQKQARTNIDSIRKSVLEKKLPVIATSSTCTFTIRDEYPHLLDVDNADVRENVELATRYIYRLLSQKKTKLTFKTGEKIKVAYHTPCHMEKLGWAHYSIELLKLIPNVELTVLDSQCCGIAGTYGFKKENYKTSQDIGESLFKQIEALDIDYVVTDCETCKWQIEMSTSKRCEHPISILANALE; the protein is encoded by the coding sequence ATGAATCTCCAACAACATAATATCAGCGACAACAATTTTGAACAATGCATCAAATGCACGATCTGCACCGTTTATTGTCCTGTAGCAGCAGTAAATCCCAATTATCCGGGTCCCAAACAAGCCGGCCCGGACGGGGAGCGCTTGCGGTTGAAGAAATTCAACTTTTACGACGAATCTTTAAAATATTGCATCAATTGTAAAAGATGCGAGGTAGCGTGTCCTTCGAATGTGAAAATTGGCGACATCATCCAAGCGGCCCGGATTAAATACAGCAAAAAACAACCGAAACTCCGAGATTATATTTTAGCAAACACGGATCTTGTCGGAACACTATCCACCCCGTTTGCCCCGATCGTAAACACAACTTTGGGACTAAAACCAGTAAAGGCAATTCTGGATGGAGTTATGAAAATCGATCACCGACGCACATTCCCGAAATACGCTTTCGGGACTTTTGAAAGTTGGTATAAAAAAGTTGCCAAAAAGCAAGCAGCTTATCCGAGCCAAGTGAGCTATTTTCACGGTTGTTACGTAAACTACAACAACCCTCAATTGGGAAAAGATTTAATTAAGGTAATGAACGCTTTCGGTATCGGGGTACAACTTTTAGAAAAAGAAAAGTGTTGTGGGGTGGCCTTAATCTCCAACGGGTTGATCAAACAAGCCCAAAAACAGGCTCGCACGAATATAGATTCAATCCGCAAGTCCGTGTTGGAAAAGAAATTGCCTGTAATTGCGACTTCTTCAACCTGCACGTTTACCATTCGAGACGAATACCCTCACTTGCTGGATGTTGATAATGCCGATGTCCGAGAGAATGTGGAATTGGCCACCCGGTATATCTATCGGTTATTAAGTCAAAAGAAAACAAAATTGACTTTCAAAACAGGGGAAAAAATCAAGGTAGCCTATCATACGCCTTGTCACATGGAAAAACTGGGATGGGCTCACTATTCCATCGAGTTGTTGAAATTAATCCCGAATGTTGAATTAACCGTATTGGATTCACAATGTTGCGGCATCGCGGGGACTTACGGTTTCAAAAAAGAGAATTACAAAACCTCTCAAGATATAGGCGAGTCTTTATTCAAGCAAATAGAAGCACTTGACATTGATTACGTGGTTACCGATTGTGAAACATGTAAATGGCAAATCGAAATGTCAACTTCCAAACGATGCGAACATCCTATATCAATATTAGCCAATGCCTTAGAGTGA
- the glpB gene encoding glycerol-3-phosphate dehydrogenase subunit GlpB, whose product MKFDTIIIGGGLSGLISGIYLSQRGQRCVIISSGQSALHFSSGSFDLLNNLPDGTSVQKPLDAIGKLIQQAPSHPYAKLGENKFKILTQQTKEFLKNAGIATQGDYEKNHYRVTPMGTLKSTWLTLENLLISENEKCLPIRHPGIFNVTGFLDFYTQFIADEFLKLGTKCSIHAVNFPALENLRKNPTEMRSVNIARIFDKQENIQELVQILKAESEDCDSIILPAITGLNREDVVDYLRKEVDKPIYLLPTLPPSVPGIHTQQKLRSVFQQNGGVYMLGDTVLRAEIKGNRISQIYSSNHGDIPFIGQNFILATGSYFSQGLIASTEKIYEPIFDLDVTYAPNRTQWYNSDVFESQPYQSFGIKTDNSFRCMREGKILENLYATGAILEGFNPLKEGCGAGVSILSAMYIAEQILSK is encoded by the coding sequence ATGAAATTCGATACAATTATCATCGGTGGTGGCTTATCCGGTTTAATCAGTGGAATTTACTTGTCCCAACGAGGACAACGATGCGTTATCATATCCTCAGGCCAAAGTGCCTTGCATTTTTCTTCTGGATCATTTGACTTGTTAAATAATTTGCCAGACGGGACAAGTGTTCAAAAACCACTGGACGCGATAGGCAAACTCATCCAACAAGCTCCCTCACATCCTTATGCGAAACTTGGCGAAAACAAATTCAAGATATTAACTCAACAGACCAAAGAGTTTTTAAAAAACGCGGGAATTGCCACCCAGGGGGATTACGAGAAGAATCACTATCGAGTGACTCCCATGGGGACATTAAAATCTACCTGGCTCACGCTTGAGAATTTATTGATAAGCGAGAACGAAAAATGTTTGCCGATCCGACATCCGGGCATTTTTAACGTCACAGGGTTTCTTGATTTTTACACGCAATTTATTGCAGATGAATTCCTAAAGCTGGGAACCAAATGCAGCATTCATGCTGTCAATTTTCCGGCTCTTGAAAACTTGCGTAAGAATCCGACAGAAATGCGTTCTGTCAATATAGCCCGTATTTTTGACAAACAAGAAAACATACAAGAATTAGTCCAAATACTAAAAGCGGAAAGCGAAGATTGTGACTCAATCATTTTACCTGCCATCACGGGATTAAACCGCGAAGATGTGGTAGATTACTTGCGAAAAGAAGTTGACAAACCTATCTATCTCTTGCCCACGCTCCCGCCTTCCGTTCCGGGTATTCACACCCAACAAAAACTTCGTTCCGTCTTCCAGCAAAACGGAGGTGTCTATATGCTGGGGGATACGGTTTTACGGGCAGAAATAAAAGGGAACAGAATCTCGCAAATTTACTCTTCCAATCACGGAGATATACCTTTTATAGGACAAAATTTCATTCTTGCCACAGGAAGTTATTTCAGCCAGGGATTGATTGCCAGCACGGAAAAAATATACGAACCCATTTTTGATCTCGACGTGACGTATGCCCCGAACAGAACACAATGGTACAACAGCGACGTGTTCGAATCACAACCCTACCAATCTTTCGGAATCAAAACCGACAACTCGTTCCGTTGTATGAGAGAAGGTAAAATTCTCGAGAATCTTTATGCAACCGGGGCCATCCTTGAGGGATTCAATCCTTTAAAAGAGGGATGCGGAGCCGGAGTTTCCATTTTGAGCGCCATGTATATAGCAGAACAGATTTTAAGTAAATAA
- the pgtP gene encoding phosphoglycerate transporter protein PgtP: protein MWNFLKPAPHKDLLPEGKIDSSYKSLRWQVFVGIFVGYAGYYIVRKNFSMAMPFLTDPTGPYGFDKGSLSIVLSLNAVAYALSKFLMGSVSDRSNARVFLPLGLVLAALSMMFMAVPVELFGASTTSIVIMAVLNFLVGWFNGMGWPPCGRVMTHWFSVKERGTKMSIWNCAHNVGGALVGPMAVYGAMWFGSWFYGADSSRYFIIGTYIFPAAVALFVALIAYVLIRDTPQSCGLPTIERWRDDYPKNYSEKQEEVLTTREIFFKYVLNNKMLWFIAIANAFVYMVRYGCLDWAPTYLKEAQGYDIKEAGWAYFAYEFAAIPGTLVCGWLSDVVFKGRRAITTIIFMALVAFFIFLYWQFSDNYMIVTLSLIAIGFFIYGPVMLIGVQALDLAPKNAAGTSAGLTGFFGYFFGTAILANVVMGYVAQSSFGWDGTFVLLLVACALSIVFVGFTYKEEQYLVQNKK, encoded by the coding sequence ATGTGGAATTTTTTAAAACCAGCACCTCACAAGGATTTATTACCGGAAGGTAAGATCGATTCGAGTTACAAGAGCTTGCGTTGGCAGGTTTTCGTTGGCATCTTCGTCGGTTACGCCGGCTATTACATCGTGCGTAAGAACTTCTCGATGGCGATGCCGTTTCTAACAGACCCCACCGGTCCTTACGGGTTCGACAAGGGTTCACTGAGTATCGTGTTATCGTTGAACGCCGTGGCCTACGCCCTGTCGAAGTTCTTGATGGGGAGCGTCTCGGACCGGAGCAACGCCCGGGTGTTCCTTCCCCTGGGTTTGGTACTGGCGGCCCTGTCCATGATGTTCATGGCCGTGCCGGTCGAGCTGTTCGGGGCGAGCACGACGTCCATCGTGATCATGGCCGTGCTGAACTTCCTGGTCGGTTGGTTTAACGGCATGGGGTGGCCTCCCTGCGGCCGGGTGATGACACACTGGTTCTCCGTGAAGGAACGGGGGACGAAGATGTCCATCTGGAACTGCGCCCACAACGTGGGTGGCGCCCTGGTGGGCCCGATGGCCGTGTACGGTGCCATGTGGTTCGGGTCGTGGTTCTACGGCGCGGACAGCTCCAGGTACTTCATCATAGGAACCTACATTTTCCCGGCGGCCGTGGCCTTGTTCGTGGCCTTGATCGCGTACGTGCTGATCCGCGACACGCCGCAGTCCTGCGGGTTGCCGACGATAGAGAGATGGCGGGACGATTACCCCAAGAATTACAGCGAGAAGCAGGAAGAGGTGCTCACCACGAGGGAGATTTTCTTCAAGTACGTGTTGAACAACAAGATGTTGTGGTTTATCGCCATCGCCAACGCCTTCGTTTACATGGTGCGCTACGGTTGCCTGGACTGGGCCCCGACCTACCTGAAGGAGGCGCAGGGGTACGATATTAAAGAAGCCGGGTGGGCTTACTTCGCTTACGAGTTCGCGGCGATCCCGGGAACCCTCGTTTGCGGCTGGCTCAGCGACGTGGTGTTCAAGGGACGCCGGGCGATCACGACGATCATATTCATGGCTCTCGTGGCGTTCTTCATCTTCCTGTACTGGCAATTCTCGGATAACTACATGATCGTCACGCTCTCCCTGATCGCCATCGGGTTCTTCATCTACGGTCCCGTGATGTTGATCGGCGTGCAAGCCCTCGACCTGGCACCGAAAAACGCCGCCGGCACGTCGGCCGGGTTGACCGGGTTCTTCGGCTACTTCTTCGGCACCGCCATCCTGGCGAACGTGGTGATGGGGTACGTCGCCCAGAGTTCGTTCGGCTGGGACGGCACGTTCGTCCTCTTGCTCGTCGCCTGCGCCCTGTCCATCGTTTTCGTGGGTTTCACTTACAAGGAGGAACAGTATCTGGTACAAAATAAAAAATAA
- the glpA gene encoding anaerobic glycerol-3-phosphate dehydrogenase subunit A yields MKQNETTQSFDVIIIGGGATGAGTARDCSRRGVKTLLLERFDISTGATGRNHGLLHSGARYAVTDKESAEECIKENMILRQIASHCVEETDGLFLSLPEDDLSYQSQFVEACHQAGIRADIIDPKEALRLEPSANRDIIGAVRVPDGAVDPFRLTASNVMDAKLHGATILTYQEVIEIIREQNRVIGVKVLDHKTNEIKSYYASIVVNAGGIWGHNIAKLVDININMLPSKGALLIFGHRVNNIVLNRCRKPADADILVPGDTICLIGTTSSKVPFEEIDHMKVTPEEVDVLLREGEKMAPILAQTRILRAYAGVRPLVASDNDPSGRSVSRGIVLLDHATRDGLEGFITITGGKLMTYRLMAEWTTDLICKKLHLSAPCTTATEKLPGSRENMEEISKKIISVPLTQRNSTIYRHGDMADRFSGNTPLDNSLICECEEVSVGEAKYALNELDVNNLIDLRRRTRVGMGTCQGELCACRAAGLMSDMKKVCTNRAKADLASFLNERWKGMSPIAWGDTLRECEYTAWIYEGVCGLTSSSKK; encoded by the coding sequence ATGAAGCAAAATGAAACTACACAATCGTTTGATGTGATAATCATCGGAGGTGGTGCTACCGGAGCAGGAACTGCCAGGGATTGCTCTCGTAGAGGTGTAAAAACACTTCTATTGGAAAGATTTGACATCTCTACCGGTGCTACGGGAAGGAATCACGGCTTATTACATAGTGGAGCCCGTTATGCCGTAACCGACAAAGAGTCCGCGGAAGAATGTATCAAAGAGAATATGATTCTTCGCCAAATTGCCAGTCATTGTGTGGAAGAAACGGACGGCTTATTTTTAAGTTTACCGGAGGATGATCTTAGTTATCAGTCCCAATTTGTAGAAGCATGTCATCAAGCGGGAATCCGTGCGGATATCATCGATCCGAAAGAAGCATTACGTCTAGAACCATCCGCAAACCGGGATATTATCGGGGCAGTAAGAGTTCCTGATGGAGCAGTGGATCCTTTCCGTCTAACGGCATCCAACGTGATGGACGCTAAATTGCATGGAGCAACAATACTCACGTATCAAGAGGTGATCGAGATTATACGAGAGCAAAATCGAGTGATCGGAGTAAAAGTTCTAGATCATAAAACAAACGAAATCAAATCCTACTATGCCTCTATTGTTGTCAACGCCGGAGGAATCTGGGGGCATAATATAGCGAAGCTCGTGGATATTAATATAAACATGCTTCCTTCAAAAGGAGCATTGCTGATTTTTGGACATCGAGTTAATAATATCGTACTAAATAGGTGTCGCAAGCCGGCGGATGCTGACATCCTCGTTCCGGGTGATACGATCTGCCTCATCGGAACAACATCCAGCAAGGTGCCTTTTGAAGAAATTGATCACATGAAGGTGACCCCGGAAGAAGTTGATGTATTGTTGCGAGAAGGGGAGAAAATGGCACCCATTTTGGCTCAAACCCGTATATTAAGAGCGTACGCTGGTGTGCGTCCGTTGGTCGCATCTGACAATGATCCAAGCGGACGAAGTGTAAGTCGGGGAATTGTACTTTTAGATCATGCAACCCGCGATGGGCTGGAAGGATTTATCACGATCACGGGAGGAAAATTGATGACCTATCGATTAATGGCCGAGTGGACGACAGACTTGATATGTAAAAAACTCCATCTCTCTGCCCCGTGTACGACTGCCACGGAAAAACTCCCCGGCTCAAGGGAAAACATGGAAGAAATCAGCAAAAAAATTATATCCGTACCTCTGACGCAACGCAATTCAACTATTTACAGACACGGGGATATGGCTGATCGTTTTTCTGGAAACACGCCATTAGACAATAGTTTGATATGTGAATGTGAAGAGGTTTCTGTCGGCGAAGCGAAATATGCATTAAATGAACTGGATGTCAATAATTTGATTGATCTGAGAAGAAGAACTCGCGTCGGGATGGGAACCTGTCAAGGAGAACTTTGTGCGTGTCGTGCAGCGGGTTTAATGAGTGATATGAAAAAAGTATGCACGAATAGAGCCAAGGCGGATCTCGCCTCTTTCTTGAACGAAAGGTGGAAAGGGATGTCTCCTATTGCTTGGGGAGACACGTTGCGCGAGTGTGAGTATACGGCCTGGATTTATGAAGGCGTTTGTGGTTTAACATCATCATCTAAGAAATAA